One region of Collinsella aerofaciens ATCC 25986 genomic DNA includes:
- a CDS encoding glutamine synthetase III, whose translation MADLTDRFGTMVFSEEVMKDYLPKDIWKRLAATLEGGEPLDLDVANAVAHAMKVWAISKGATHYAHWFQPLSGITSEKHDSFLEPNHDGTAITKFTGKNLIQGEPDASSFPNGGLRATFEARGYTAWDPTSPAFIKDDVLCIPTAFCSYTGEALDKKTPLLRSMTALSRESKRVLALFGKTPKKVVPSVGDEQEYFLIKKDAYRKRKDLVITGRTLFGAAPCKGQELEEHYFGAIRPTVSAYMKDLDDELWALGIPAKTKHNEVAPCQHELAPVYGEVNEAIDQNLVMMEKMKLIASRHDLVCLLHEKPFEGINGSGKHNNWSLGTESENLLDPGDTPLDNLQFIVFLTAVIEAVDNYQELLRASVASAGNDHRLGANEAPPAIMSIFLGDQLTEVVEKIIDGKASVHATRGVLDLGADTLPKLMQDNTDRNRTSPFAFTGNKFEFRACGSEQNVSDSNLVLDAAVAKSLKSFADALEGTPEDKFQDAALEYCKKVLTDHQRILFSGDGYSDEWPIEAKKRGLANNKTTADALPAFVSDKAIALFEETGVLTKAEAQCRYDCKLEKYNKLMNIEATTMVREARRTYRPVITAYATKVAKGLETIRAAGAEAAMQCEQNTLNKLCNGITTINDSIKALDAVHQKAEALDGQEQANVYAHEVVPAMDTLRAAVDAMEEIVAADYWPVPTYDDILFYV comes from the coding sequence ATGGCCGATCTTACTGACCGCTTCGGGACCATGGTGTTCTCTGAGGAAGTCATGAAGGACTACCTCCCCAAGGACATTTGGAAGCGCCTTGCTGCAACCCTCGAGGGCGGTGAGCCGCTCGACCTGGATGTGGCCAACGCCGTTGCCCATGCCATGAAGGTCTGGGCCATCTCCAAGGGCGCGACGCACTACGCGCACTGGTTCCAGCCGCTTTCGGGCATTACTTCCGAGAAGCACGACAGCTTCCTGGAGCCCAACCACGACGGCACCGCCATTACCAAGTTTACGGGCAAGAACCTCATCCAGGGCGAGCCCGACGCTTCCAGCTTCCCCAACGGCGGCCTGCGTGCTACCTTCGAGGCCCGTGGCTACACCGCTTGGGACCCCACTAGCCCCGCCTTTATCAAGGACGATGTCCTGTGCATCCCCACGGCTTTCTGCTCCTACACGGGCGAGGCCCTGGACAAGAAGACCCCGCTGCTGCGTTCCATGACCGCGCTCTCGCGTGAGTCTAAGCGCGTTTTGGCGCTGTTCGGTAAAACCCCCAAGAAGGTCGTTCCTTCCGTGGGCGACGAGCAGGAGTACTTCCTGATCAAGAAGGACGCTTACCGCAAGCGCAAGGACCTGGTCATCACCGGCCGCACCCTCTTTGGTGCTGCTCCATGCAAGGGCCAGGAGCTCGAGGAGCACTACTTTGGCGCTATCCGCCCCACCGTCTCGGCCTATATGAAGGATCTGGACGATGAACTGTGGGCGCTCGGCATTCCGGCAAAGACCAAGCACAACGAGGTTGCTCCCTGCCAGCATGAGCTCGCCCCCGTCTATGGCGAAGTCAACGAGGCCATCGACCAGAATCTGGTCATGATGGAGAAAATGAAGCTCATCGCCTCCCGCCACGACTTGGTCTGCCTGCTGCACGAGAAGCCCTTTGAGGGCATCAATGGTTCGGGCAAGCACAACAACTGGTCGCTTGGCACCGAGTCCGAGAATCTGCTCGATCCGGGCGACACTCCGCTCGACAACCTGCAGTTCATCGTCTTCCTCACCGCGGTGATCGAGGCCGTCGATAACTATCAGGAGCTCCTGCGTGCCTCCGTTGCCTCGGCCGGTAACGACCATCGTCTGGGCGCCAACGAGGCTCCTCCGGCGATTATGTCCATCTTCCTGGGCGACCAGCTTACCGAGGTCGTCGAGAAGATCATCGATGGCAAGGCTTCCGTCCATGCCACGCGCGGCGTGCTCGACTTGGGCGCCGATACTCTGCCCAAGCTGATGCAGGACAACACCGACCGCAACCGCACCTCCCCGTTTGCCTTCACCGGCAATAAGTTCGAGTTCCGTGCCTGCGGCTCCGAGCAGAACGTCTCCGACTCCAACCTGGTGCTCGATGCCGCCGTGGCCAAGTCGCTCAAGTCCTTCGCCGACGCGCTTGAGGGTACGCCCGAGGACAAGTTCCAGGACGCCGCGCTCGAATACTGCAAGAAGGTGCTGACCGATCACCAGCGCATCCTGTTCTCCGGCGACGGTTACTCCGACGAGTGGCCCATCGAGGCCAAGAAGCGCGGCCTTGCCAACAACAAGACCACGGCCGACGCTCTTCCCGCCTTTGTTTCCGATAAGGCCATCGCGCTCTTTGAGGAGACGGGCGTCCTGACCAAGGCCGAGGCTCAGTGCCGCTACGACTGCAAGCTCGAGAAGTACAACAAGCTCATGAACATCGAGGCTACCACGATGGTTCGCGAGGCGCGTCGTACCTATCGCCCGGTCATTACCGCCTATGCCACCAAGGTCGCTAAGGGCCTTGAGACTATTCGTGCCGCCGGCGCCGAGGCCGCCATGCAGTGCGAGCAGAACACGCTCAACAAGCTCTGCAACGGCATCACCACCATCAACGACTCCATCAAGGCGCTTGACGCCGTGCATCAGAAGGCTGAGGCCCTCGATGGCCAGGAGCAGGCCAACGTGTACGCGCACGAGGTCGTTCCCGCTATGGATACGCTGCGCGCCGCCGTGGACGCCATGGAAGAGATCGTGGCAGCCGACTACTGGCCGGTCCCGACTTACGACGACATCCTGTTCTACGTGTAG
- a CDS encoding MurT ligase domain-containing protein — MNLRSSLACTSSDIARWGLRSVLKRQGGVLPGRIAMKIDPELLSDLAALVDRSVVITGTNGKTTTSNLIADAVAASGATVVCNRAGNNMEPGVVGALLEARSGLKRAGGKRVGVFECDELYTVRVLPKLKPTYFVLLNLFRDQLDRYGEIDHTQDVIAHALELSPATTLIYNADDPLCAAIAARVPNASIAFGIDGATNTESDRISDSRFCSQCNAPLEYDYVQYGQLGAYHCPSCGWARPALVRRVTGVELGCDGYGFDLVFGSDSSAPAAHIATRYNGLYMVYNVAAAFFAAHELGVDTAHLQPTLDAYVPAGGRMGRWDIAGRTVEANLAKNPVGFDRQIQSIKTAGGRLCAFFLNDNDADGHDVSWIYDVDFERIADTPGLVAFAGGTRAHDMQVRLKYAGIDAAIISDVAQAIGAVADEAADDTFYAVANYTAFPPLVKELDGLKGATADAVAGRAVARADGSALPVGIAPVELSRPLRIVYLYPDALNLYGDGGNVIALERRCAWRGIPVRVDEVRMGESLDLTDTDIVMMGGGSDRDQLAVAHELLAQKDKVASYVEDGGSLLAICGSYQLLGRSYYMGEDRIEGLGVIAAETVRGSDRLIGNVAVKTDLAPEPFVGFENHGGRTLLDAEATPLGTSVITGTGNNGDDGFEGLIYKGVIGTYLHGPALPKNPELADWLIAHALERRGDAQATALLPLTPLDDTYEHAAHDAAMKLLP, encoded by the coding sequence ATGAACCTCCGCTCATCTCTTGCCTGCACCTCGAGCGATATCGCTCGCTGGGGGCTGCGCTCCGTCCTTAAGCGCCAGGGTGGCGTGCTTCCCGGCCGCATCGCCATGAAGATCGACCCCGAGTTGCTGAGCGACCTCGCTGCCCTTGTCGACCGCAGCGTGGTGATCACCGGCACCAACGGCAAGACCACCACCTCCAACCTCATCGCCGACGCCGTTGCCGCCAGCGGCGCCACCGTGGTATGCAACCGCGCCGGCAACAACATGGAGCCGGGCGTGGTGGGCGCACTGCTCGAGGCGCGCAGCGGCCTCAAGCGAGCCGGTGGCAAGCGCGTGGGCGTTTTTGAATGCGATGAGCTCTACACCGTGCGCGTCCTGCCCAAGCTCAAGCCGACGTACTTCGTGCTGCTCAACCTGTTCCGCGACCAGCTGGACCGCTACGGCGAGATTGACCACACCCAGGACGTCATCGCCCACGCGCTGGAGCTTTCGCCGGCAACGACGCTCATCTACAACGCCGACGACCCGCTGTGTGCCGCAATCGCCGCGCGCGTTCCCAACGCGAGCATCGCCTTTGGCATCGACGGCGCCACCAACACCGAGTCCGACCGTATTAGCGACTCACGTTTTTGCTCACAGTGCAACGCGCCGCTGGAGTATGACTACGTGCAATACGGCCAGCTCGGCGCCTACCATTGCCCCTCGTGCGGCTGGGCCCGCCCTGCGCTTGTCCGTCGCGTGACGGGCGTGGAGCTCGGCTGCGACGGCTATGGTTTTGACCTGGTGTTTGGATCTGATTCCAGCGCGCCAGCCGCACACATCGCCACGCGCTACAACGGCCTGTACATGGTCTACAACGTTGCCGCCGCATTCTTTGCCGCACATGAGTTAGGCGTGGATACGGCGCACCTGCAGCCCACGCTCGATGCCTATGTGCCCGCCGGTGGTCGTATGGGGCGCTGGGATATCGCCGGCCGCACTGTCGAGGCCAACCTGGCTAAGAATCCCGTGGGCTTCGATCGCCAGATTCAGTCCATTAAGACGGCGGGCGGCAGACTCTGCGCTTTCTTCCTCAACGACAACGATGCCGACGGCCACGATGTATCGTGGATCTACGACGTCGACTTTGAGCGCATCGCCGATACCCCAGGGCTTGTCGCCTTTGCCGGAGGCACGCGTGCGCACGACATGCAGGTGCGTCTCAAGTACGCCGGCATCGATGCCGCGATTATCTCGGACGTCGCGCAGGCAATTGGCGCCGTGGCAGACGAGGCCGCCGATGACACCTTCTACGCCGTCGCCAACTACACGGCCTTCCCGCCGCTGGTCAAGGAGCTCGACGGGCTGAAAGGCGCCACCGCCGACGCTGTTGCCGGGCGCGCCGTAGCCCGTGCCGACGGCAGCGCTCTTCCTGTCGGCATCGCGCCAGTCGAGCTTTCGCGCCCGCTGCGCATCGTCTACCTGTACCCCGATGCCCTCAACCTCTACGGCGACGGCGGCAACGTTATCGCCCTCGAGCGTCGCTGCGCCTGGCGCGGCATCCCCGTTCGCGTGGACGAGGTCCGCATGGGCGAGTCGCTCGATCTCACCGACACCGACATCGTCATGATGGGTGGCGGCTCCGACCGCGACCAGCTGGCGGTTGCACATGAACTGCTCGCTCAAAAAGACAAGGTCGCATCCTATGTTGAGGACGGCGGTTCGCTGCTTGCCATCTGTGGCAGTTATCAGCTGCTCGGCCGTTCGTACTATATGGGTGAGGATCGCATTGAGGGTCTGGGCGTCATTGCCGCCGAAACCGTACGCGGCTCCGATCGCCTGATCGGCAACGTAGCCGTCAAAACCGATCTGGCACCTGAGCCCTTTGTGGGATTCGAGAACCATGGAGGTCGCACGCTTTTGGACGCCGAGGCCACGCCGCTCGGAACGTCCGTCATCACGGGCACCGGCAACAACGGCGACGATGGCTTTGAGGGCCTGATCTACAAGGGCGTCATCGGCACGTACCTACACGGACCGGCACTGCCCAAGAACCCCGAGCTCGCCGACTGGCTGATCGCGCACGCCCTCGAGCGCCGCGGCGATGCGCAGGCCACAGCCCTGCTGCCGCTCACGCCCCTCGACGACACCTACGAGCACGCCGCCCACGACGCCGCCATGAAGCTCCTCCCCTAA
- a CDS encoding methylenetetrahydrofolate reductase yields the protein MRVDEVFKQAASQGTAPISFEMFPPKGELTLDTAREVAGNLCKLSPSFVSVTCSAGGSGNGAATAPIAHMITSEFDTPSVAHLTCVGRSHADIAAKIDEYRTAGVENILALRGDLPAGATEDDKPASDYAYARDLIPELVDAGFCVGAAAYPEGHIACEDLNLSVEHLKQKQDAGASFFVTQLFFDNECFYRFRELADKAGITVPITAGIMPFMGKSQISRMVFMCGASLPSPVIKILAKYENDPESLQAAGVDYAARQLCDLKEHGADGLHLYTMNRPAIAATIMERLG from the coding sequence ATGCGCGTCGACGAGGTTTTTAAGCAGGCAGCATCCCAGGGCACCGCGCCCATTTCGTTTGAGATGTTCCCGCCCAAGGGCGAGCTGACCCTCGACACGGCTCGCGAAGTGGCAGGCAATCTGTGCAAGCTTTCGCCGAGCTTTGTCTCGGTCACCTGCTCGGCCGGCGGCTCGGGCAACGGTGCCGCCACCGCCCCCATCGCGCATATGATTACGAGCGAATTCGACACGCCCTCGGTGGCACACCTTACCTGCGTGGGCCGGTCGCACGCCGATATCGCCGCCAAGATCGACGAGTATCGCACCGCCGGCGTGGAAAACATCCTGGCCCTGCGTGGCGATCTCCCTGCCGGCGCGACCGAGGACGACAAGCCCGCCTCGGACTACGCCTACGCCCGCGACCTCATCCCCGAGCTCGTCGACGCCGGCTTTTGCGTGGGCGCCGCAGCCTACCCCGAGGGCCACATTGCCTGTGAGGATCTCAACCTCTCGGTCGAACACCTCAAGCAAAAACAGGACGCTGGCGCGAGCTTCTTTGTGACGCAGCTCTTCTTTGATAACGAGTGCTTCTACCGTTTTCGCGAGCTTGCCGACAAGGCCGGCATCACCGTGCCCATTACCGCGGGCATCATGCCGTTTATGGGCAAGTCACAGATCAGCCGCATGGTCTTTATGTGCGGCGCTTCGCTGCCCTCCCCCGTCATCAAGATCCTCGCCAAGTACGAGAATGACCCCGAGAGCCTGCAGGCAGCTGGTGTAGATTATGCAGCCCGCCAGCTTTGCGACCTCAAGGAGCACGGCGCTGACGGCCTGCACTTGTACACTATGAACCGTCCTGCGATCGCCGCGACCATTATGGAGCGCCTGGGGTAA
- a CDS encoding homocysteine S-methyltransferase family protein — protein sequence MFTPLITHDSDGTALAAPVDAVRRNGATYKTRTIDDLRIKDDRLRAAIEGTGHLLFDGGMGTMLQAAGMKAGALPELLNFEEPQVITDIQRQYVEAGCDVITANTFGANAHKLDGAATVADVFAAAVTCARAAGAHYVAGDIGPIGALLRPLGTLSFDEAYDLFAEEVRAGVAAGVDLFIIETMTDLAEIKAAVLACRENSDLPVFATMTFEEDGRTFLGTSPEVAAITLDAIGADVLGINCSQGPAELRGLAARMLTVTDKPVMVQANAGLPHVDDDGNTVFDIQAPEYAEAVAGMIADGVSVVGGCCGTTPAHMAALRTLIDNHTPSPRHRKPSMSVTSAQTVVDLPCDGHKIAVIGERINPTGKKRLQQALRDGDLDYVVSQGISQQEQGADILDVNVGLPEIDEVKIIQQATEQLQGSTLLPLQIDSTDPAAVEAAVRRYAGKPIINSVNGKQQIMDEIFPLVAHYGTNVVGLTLDEGGIPDTAEARFAIAEHIVAEAARYGIGPDRILIDCLVMTASTNQRQAEQILRAMSLCKERLGVKCALGVSNISFGLPARPLLGSVFLAAAFGAGLDAPIMNPGSKRFMDTVYSYRVLSVEDEGSTGYIERYAGWTDPYKIAANPAAAQAASTDTVPAAGTAGTDDPIRRMVVSGRKGEIAAETERLLADHDAMDLINNHFIPALDEVGVLFDQGKFFLPQLMASAEAARVGFDTIKRLMPAGEIADKGKICVATVKGDIHDIGKNIVKMLLDNYGYTVFDLGRDVDPQEVLKTVKERDIKLVGLSALMTTTVVAMEETIKLLHAEVPGVKIIVGGAVLTPEYAKQIGADYYAKDAAESARIAEEVFGQ from the coding sequence ATGTTTACTCCGCTTATCACTCATGATTCTGACGGCACTGCATTGGCGGCACCCGTTGATGCCGTACGTCGCAACGGTGCCACGTACAAGACGCGCACGATCGACGATCTGCGCATTAAGGACGATCGCCTGCGTGCGGCCATCGAGGGCACGGGACACCTGCTGTTCGACGGCGGCATGGGCACCATGTTGCAGGCCGCTGGCATGAAGGCGGGCGCCCTGCCCGAGCTGCTCAACTTTGAGGAACCCCAGGTCATTACCGACATTCAGCGGCAGTACGTCGAGGCTGGCTGCGACGTGATTACCGCCAACACCTTTGGCGCCAATGCCCACAAGCTCGACGGTGCCGCCACCGTGGCAGACGTCTTTGCCGCGGCCGTCACCTGTGCCCGCGCGGCCGGTGCCCACTACGTCGCCGGCGATATCGGCCCCATCGGCGCACTGCTTCGCCCCCTGGGTACCCTCAGCTTCGACGAGGCCTATGACCTCTTTGCCGAGGAAGTGCGCGCCGGCGTCGCCGCGGGTGTGGACCTCTTTATTATCGAGACTATGACCGACCTGGCCGAGATCAAGGCGGCGGTCCTCGCCTGCCGCGAGAACTCCGACCTGCCCGTCTTTGCCACCATGACCTTTGAGGAAGACGGCCGCACCTTCTTGGGAACAAGCCCCGAGGTCGCCGCCATCACGCTCGATGCCATCGGCGCCGACGTTTTGGGCATCAACTGCAGCCAGGGACCGGCCGAGCTCCGAGGACTCGCAGCACGTATGCTCACCGTTACCGACAAGCCCGTTATGGTGCAGGCCAACGCGGGACTCCCCCATGTGGACGACGACGGCAACACCGTCTTTGATATCCAAGCCCCCGAATACGCCGAGGCCGTCGCCGGCATGATCGCCGACGGCGTGAGCGTCGTGGGCGGTTGCTGCGGCACCACGCCGGCGCACATGGCGGCCTTGCGCACGCTTATCGACAACCACACGCCCAGCCCGCGCCACCGCAAGCCCAGTATGTCGGTCACGAGCGCCCAAACGGTCGTGGACCTTCCCTGCGACGGCCACAAGATCGCCGTCATCGGCGAGCGCATCAACCCCACCGGCAAAAAGCGCCTGCAGCAGGCCCTGCGCGACGGCGACCTGGACTACGTTGTGAGCCAGGGCATCAGCCAGCAGGAACAGGGCGCCGACATCCTGGACGTTAACGTGGGCCTGCCCGAGATCGACGAGGTCAAGATCATCCAACAGGCGACCGAACAGCTCCAGGGGTCCACGCTGCTGCCGCTGCAGATCGACTCCACCGACCCCGCAGCCGTCGAGGCCGCCGTGCGCCGCTACGCCGGCAAGCCCATCATCAACTCGGTCAATGGCAAGCAGCAAATCATGGATGAGATCTTTCCGCTGGTCGCCCACTACGGCACCAACGTTGTCGGCCTTACGCTCGACGAAGGCGGCATCCCCGATACCGCCGAGGCTCGCTTCGCCATCGCCGAGCACATCGTGGCCGAGGCTGCCCGCTACGGCATCGGACCGGACCGCATCCTCATCGACTGCCTGGTCATGACCGCCTCGACCAATCAACGCCAGGCCGAGCAGATCCTGCGCGCCATGTCCCTGTGCAAGGAGCGTCTGGGCGTCAAATGCGCGCTCGGCGTGTCGAACATCAGCTTTGGCCTGCCTGCCCGCCCGCTGCTGGGCTCGGTCTTTTTGGCCGCCGCTTTTGGCGCGGGTCTGGACGCCCCCATCATGAACCCGGGCTCCAAGCGCTTTATGGATACTGTCTACAGCTATCGCGTCCTGAGCGTTGAGGACGAGGGCTCGACCGGATACATCGAGCGCTACGCCGGCTGGACCGATCCGTATAAGATCGCCGCAAACCCGGCAGCGGCTCAGGCCGCATCGACCGACACTGTGCCCGCTGCTGGCACCGCCGGCACCGACGACCCGATTCGTCGCATGGTCGTCTCGGGCCGCAAAGGCGAGATCGCTGCCGAGACCGAGCGTCTGCTGGCAGACCACGACGCCATGGACCTCATCAACAATCACTTTATCCCCGCCCTCGACGAGGTCGGCGTCCTCTTTGACCAGGGCAAGTTCTTCCTGCCGCAGCTCATGGCCTCGGCTGAGGCCGCGCGCGTGGGTTTCGACACCATCAAGCGCCTGATGCCCGCCGGCGAGATTGCCGACAAGGGCAAGATCTGCGTGGCCACCGTCAAGGGCGACATCCACGATATTGGCAAGAACATCGTCAAAATGCTGCTCGACAACTACGGCTACACCGTCTTTGACCTGGGCCGCGACGTCGATCCGCAGGAGGTACTCAAGACCGTCAAGGAGCGCGATATCAAACTCGTCGGCCTCTCGGCGCTTATGACCACCACCGTCGTCGCCATGGAAGAGACCATCAAGTTGCTCCATGCCGAGGTTCCGGGCGTCAAGATCATCGTGGGCGGCGCCGTGCTCACCCCCGAATACGCCAAGCAGATCGGTGCGGACTACTACGCCAAGGACGCCGCCGAAAGCGCTCGTATCGCCGAAGAGGTCTTTGGGCAGTAA